DNA from Thermococcus argininiproducens:
AAAATTTACGATCTTTTTGAAAGTCCTATGGAAATGAGAGCATTTTCAAAGTATAGAAAGAAAGCTTTAAGCTTAGCTAAAGGCAAAGTTCTTGAGATCGGTATTGGAACTGGAAAAAATCTTCCATATTATCCAGAAGGTGTTGAAGTAATAGGTATAGATTTCAGTCGAGGAATGCTTGAAAAAGCTGAAAAAAGAAAGAAAGAACTTGGATTAGATAATGTTAAGTTGCTCTACATGGACGCTCAAAATATGGAGTTCGATGACAATATCTTTGATACTGTTGTAAGCACCTTTGTTTTTTGTACAGTTCCTGACCCAATTAAAGGACTGAAAGAAGCATATAGGGTCCTGAAACCCGGAGGAACTGCCATATTTTTGG
Protein-coding regions in this window:
- a CDS encoding class I SAM-dependent methyltransferase, which translates into the protein MDTPAKKYDRFSKIYDLFESPMEMRAFSKYRKKALSLAKGKVLEIGIGTGKNLPYYPEGVEVIGIDFSRGMLEKAEKRKKELGLDNVKLLYMDAQNMEFDDNIFDTVVSTFVFCTVPDPIKGLKEAYRVLKPGGTAIFLEHMKSNSRFLNIPLYLMEPFIKTLLGTSMLRETQKNIEKAGFKVEKVENLFFDIVRLIIATKPTEK